Genomic segment of Salminus brasiliensis chromosome 16, fSalBra1.hap2, whole genome shotgun sequence:
aaatattttaaaattttattttatttttaatagtctCAAAAATCATTAAATCCACCTGACCTGTTATAGAGGATGACAGTATTGTCCCTGTTCCACCTTAAGAAGGTCTGACCCATGTTCTTTGTGTTTCACTCatgtaaatatactgtatatttgtcAACAATGAGTTTTATACAGGATTTGATAGTGTTCCTTTATTCTGAGCTGGTGAATGAATGGACGGTGTGTAGTTTGCTCTGATGTTCAGTGTTTACtgaacatttttttgtttgtttactttgatatttctaatatatttctgaaaaaaatatttttacagacCAGCCAGGAACATTCAGTGGCCTTCGTAACCATtcagccctgcagtggaaaagaggccaaaGTTCTCCGCTATTACAGACAGACCAGAATGTTGGGAAATGAAATGTGAGACCGTAACCTGGTGCGGCAGTGCTGTTTTTATTGGCTCTTCGGGTTTCTGTCTAAACTGACATGAACTAAAATCCATAAACAGCAAAAGAAATGTATTCTTAAATGAcctaacaaaataaaaatctatGAGAAGGTCCCGACAGCCAGTTTGTGATACCAAAGTTGTTCCGTTAGCATACCAAACCTACGTAAAAATGAACATTCATGAAAGTCATTCACAGAGCTGGCTATTACACTGAGCAGGCTTGTTTTTTGTACATAAACAGGCGTATAGTTACCTTAATGTAATCTATGTAAAAGTGAAACTAACACAAAAGTAAAACACACTCCCTTTCGTGAGCGAACACATGCTagctagggctgcacaatacatGGTTTATTAATCGTTATGACGATCTCAGGCCGTCGCAGCACTGATGTAGTGCAAGTGCAATATGCAAAAGAGCCTCTAGCTAATCGCTAAACGCATTACGGTGTGCTGTGGGCATTCTGACCAATTAGGTGTTTGCATGAATCAATGCATTCAGATTACTGATCACTTGGCATGCTGGTTTTGAACTATGCCCTAGATTGTAGGGCTGGCCCGaataatatattcaaatatattcGTTATATGAACCCCCCCCCGAAGAACGCGATgcccccgacactagtgagggtggACCAACACACCCCCCTCCTGCTAATTTTTAGGAGGGACGCGTTGCATACCTGGGTCcgacgcaccagcctgcagatgcCAGTGATGGCTGCCACAGATGTGGGGAGAGAACGCCCTCTACCCACCCTGGTGAGAgcaggccaattgtgctctcccggGGCCTCAGCTGCCGATGcttagcagcatgaccgggattcgaaccagcgatcctctgatcatagtgagaGCGCCTTAGGCCGCTGATTTGGGCTGCTGATTTGGGCCGCTGATTTAGGCCGCTGATTTAGTCCACTGATTTGGGCCACTGATTTAGGCAGCTGATTTAGGCCGCTGATTTAGTCCACTGATTTAGGCCGCTGATTTAGTCCACTGATTTGGGCCACTGATTTAGGTAGCTGATTTAGGCCGCTGATTTAGGCCGCTGATTTAGTCCACTGATTTGGGCCACTGATTTAGGTAGCTGATTTAGGCCGCTGATTTGGGCCACTGATTTAGTCCACTGATTTGGGCCACTGATTTAGTCCACTGATTTGGGCCACTGATTTAGGCAGCTGATTTAGTCCACTGATTTAGGCAGCTGATTTAGTCCACTAATTTAGGCCACTGATTTAGTCCACAAATTTAGGCCGCTGATTTAGTCCACTGATTTAGGCCGCTGATTTAGCCTGCTGATTTTTGGTGATTTAGGCATCTGAAGCCTGTAAAATGCTTTTCGGGCCAGCCCTAGCGTATTGCAAGACATATCCCAATCACGGTATGtgattttgtccatatcgtgcaGCTCTACTACATGCAGTGTCTGAGTTTTGGCACTGACCTTTTGCTTCAATAGACCACTGTCCCCGTCTTAAGCCTTTCACCTGAGCCCAAAGTAAGCCAGTGAACATACAAAGTCAGAAAAAgtagccaaaaaaaacaaaacataaacacTCTCCAAACATGAAACACAAGTGCTCCTCATTAGTGCTGGAGAATGGCTGGCTGGAGCATCTGAATGGCCCAGTGTGTCTCGGATAAAGACAGAGGTCACGTCCACTATGATAATCAATCTATTGCTCAGTGCAGACTCACGACGGACAACAGCTTCTTTCTTCTGCGCCCGATCAAATGGCTAAATGTCCGCTCTCCCGCGGCTTGGAGATGCTGGTTACTTTTTCAGGGCCTTCTAGGGTCGCATGAAAGGTTTTGCTGGAAATGCAGtgcatatatactgtatgttacGTAAGCTGTCTCTGCTTGTTACATGGCTCTAGGACGTCCGGTCAGTGCATTTTTCCTGGTTCTGCATTTAAAACAATATTGCAACGTCCCATACGGTGTGTGCTTTGAGGCTCTACTGTTATTAACATGTATTAATCCAATGAGAGCAGTGagggctgtgtgtatgtgtatgtggtgGTGATGCtatgagtatatgtgtgtgtgtgtgtgtgtgtgcgtgtgtatcaGGCACACTGTGGTACCAGTTTATGACTGTTAGGAGCTTTGCTGGGTGTATTTTGGTGCAAAGCTGTGAGAGTACTTTATATCTCCACACTGAAATCTGTGAAGCCCCTTTTCCCCTCGTTGACCAGCACAGGCCGCTCCGTCCGAGTGTGCCACACAAGTATCTGCATAAAGAAACAAAGCAACGTCAGCTGCACAGAATGATATCTTGACAGAAAGACAAACACTAGGGATGTCCTGACTGGAGAACTTTGGCCCCAGTCCGATCCCAGTCtgttaatgctgagtatcggcCAATtccgatctgatccgatctgatccgatctgtTTTTGTTgcgacttttcttaaaatgactgttttataaggtgcttaatatcttataatctgGCTCATACAGTCAGGCTTACCTCCCTGAGCAATCAGCTCCCAGCGtcacacatcaccttcaagaactgactgttcacttgctgttcTCTGACGGTTCACTTGCTGTTCTCTGACGGTTCACTTGCTGTTCTCTGACGGTTCACTTGCTGTTCTCTGACGGTTCACTTACTGTTCTCTGACGGTTCACTTACTGTTTTGTAACGGTTCACagactgttcatttgctgtTCTCTGACTGTTAATTGGCTGTtctctgactgttcacttactgttcACATGCTGTTCTCTGACTGTTAATTGGCTGTtctctgactgttcacttgctgtttTGTAACTGTTCACAGACTGTTCATTTGCCATTGTCTGACTGTTCACTGTCAGTTCAGTAACTGTTTAcatgctgttcactgactgttcacttgttgTTCTCTGTTAATTGGCTGTTCTCTGACTGTTCTCTGGCTGTTAACTGGCTGTTCACTGACTGTTCGTTTGCTGTTCTCTGACCGTTCACTGACTGTTCATTAACCGttcactgactgttcacttgctgttcTCTAATTGTTCACTTGCTTTTCACTGACTGTCCACTTGCCGTATGCCTTCCTATGAGAGGTGCCAcagaggcagtggtggctcagcggttagagcaccgggctattgatgacagagttgtctctgcaagctgccactgtttggcccttgagcaaggcccttcaccctctctgcttcctggcCGGCTGCCTGGGCTTGCAACCACTGCTCACTGCGgccatgtgtgctcactgtcactgagtgtgtgtgtgtgtgtgtgtgttgactgcaTGGATGAGTTacaggcagaggccaaattcgatctgtgtgttttacacaaatggtgaatatggtggtCTTGACTCGTCTCATCATTATAAtccctggttttaatgttatggctgatcaaggCAAATGATCTTCTAATAAAAGGAGGTTCAAGATTTAGTATAATAATCTCTCCATTAAAGTAAGATTATGGACTTTTCAAAACGGTAACAGCAGGAGTGGAGGAACCTGAAAGAAATACGGGTCACCTTTGTGCAGTTGTCGGCCTTGGGCTCCAAATCCCCGAGAGTGACCAGCTCCCTCAGCAGGCTGCTCTCCTGGTAGCCCCCTTTAACTCCCTTCAGCTTAAAATAGGCCTGAGGTTTGCTGAGGATGAGCTGCAGGTTGATGGCGAATCCAGCCATGTCGATGGCGAAAGGACGATGAGGGTCAAACACTGTCCTCCAGCCGTACACCTTACCCATGGTGTTGATTTTGGGCGACTCGTAACGAAGTCCGCCAACGAAGGCAACCGGCCAGACCGACACCTTCTGCGTCGAGCGCATCTGGGGTGCAGCGAAAGGACAGACGGACAGTGAGCAGGGTCAGCTGCACTGTTACTCAATCATGCTTTTATTACCATACAGCTATTTAATATGTAAAGAACGTGCCTCCCTATGCAGCCTGTAGGCCCGGGGGTCCCCACAGGCCCATGCTCCACAGCAGCCTGGACACCATTATCTACATGTGAACGGGGGCCTACAGCTCATTTATTGAAAGGTTCCCAGCATGCCCAGCAGTTATCTTGACATAGTGTATCATGAGAGTTCAGTAGAACCGTCAAcgtcaaacactgctgttcctccttcaaaggAACATCCAACAGAACCAAAAACAGAGCTAGAAAACAGGCTGattccaaacccccaaaactgttacatcacagtcttaaataatattatttacgTCCCATTTTATgtacataaaccccgcccactagtCAAAGCTCTAGCCAAAGCTGGTTAAGCCATAAAACGTCACACAGACTTAATGCCTTTCTCACCTCCAGACCAGTTATGGGAATAGGGGTTGCTACGTAAACCAGGCCTTGTGCCCATGGCTTGTGAGGAAGAGCTAAATGCCAGGGAAGCAAACACAAAGTGCCCCCCCTGCAAGAACTGGTAGACCACCCAAACTCCtcacaaagagacagagagctcAAACTAGAGCTTAGCACATATCAGACGAGGAACGTCTGAAGAACGTCTGAGGAACGTCAAAGCAGGTACTTAAAGTGGATGCTATGCTAAAAGACAACCCTAACCGTAGCTGTGCTACGCTAAACCATGCTACATGGCTCCTGTAAGCTTCTGAGGGTCCGTAAAGCAGCCAATGAAAGCAGAACTCATCATTTTGTTCCACAAGTCCATTCTaaagtaaaataacagggtggtaaatggcTTATAATACCGcatttgagcatttttcaccacaTACTTAGTATTTTTGCAtcaaaaacatgtttaaaaaatgaataaacacatttaaggtgtctccaaacttttgatggaAAGTGCACATATCAAATTTCACCTCCTCAAACAGCTCCAGGCTGTATGTGTTGTCATCGTCTGCGAAGTAGACGACCCCTCGGTGGTTGGCACTGCGGCCAAGGGATTCCCGGAGCCAGCGCAGGCCCAGGTTCCTCTGGGCGGTCCCACGAGGAACGCGTGTGCCCCGGGCCTCCTTATGCAGCCTGTAGGCGCGGGGGGTCTCCACAGACAGGTGAGTGTGGTTCAGGCCCGTGCTCCGCAGCAGCTTGGACACCAGCGGGGTCTTGCGGGGGGCATCCTCTACCACGATCCAGTGCAGATTGGGCACGTGCAGCAGGGTGTTGGCTAGTCGGGTCAGTTCTGCTTTCTGGACGGGCCGGGTGTAGGTAGGTGTTATGACGTGGATGATGGGCAGCAGGTCAGACCAGGGTGGCGGCCGGCCATAAGCATATTCTGTCCGAAAGAGCCCTGGTGAGACGTTGTTATATAATATGCAGGACTCTTTCAGTGGGAGGCCGTTACGGTGAGTTTTGCTGACCTCACGTCTGTTATCTGTGACAAAGAGAGGAACTGGTTGCACCATATGCCATTCAAATGTTTGGAAACACTAATGTCAGTCATATAAAaccagtcaaaacagccattaagtaCAAGTTCTGCATATTCTGGGACCCAAGACAACCCcctgcaagacctggtagaccacttAAACTGCCCATATAGATGGAGAGAAAATGGGACCACAAACGACCCcctgcaagacctggtagatgACCAAACTGCCCACAAGGATACATAGAAAATGGGACCCCAAACGACCCcctgcaagacctggtagacatCCATAACTGTCTGAAAAGATAGAGAGAAATTGGGATCACAAATACCCTCTGCAAGATCTGGTAGACCACCTAACTACTCACAAGGATACAGAGAAAATGAGACCACAAACGACCCCCTGGAAGACCTGGTAGACCCCCAAACTGCCCACAAAGATACATAGAAAATGGGACCCCAGACAACCTactgcaagacctggtagaccacttAAACTGCCCATATAGATGGAGAGAAAATAGGACCACGAAGACCCcctgcaagacctggtagaccaccaaactGCCCACAAGGATACATAGAAAATGGGACCACTGGAAGACCTGGTAGACCCCCAAAACTGTCTAAAAAGATACAGACAAATGGGACCCCAAACAACCCCCTGCAAGACCTGATAGACCACCAAACTGCCCACAAGGATGCAGAGAGAATGAGACCACTAACAACCcctgcaagacctggtagaccccTAAAACTGTCCAGAAAGATACAGAGAAATTGGGACCACAAAGACCCC
This window contains:
- the b3gat1b gene encoding galactosylgalactosylxylosylprotein 3-beta-glucuronosyltransferase 1, which codes for MPRRRDVLALVLIVLPWTLLITVWHQSPVTPQPVARKDNRREVSKTHRNGLPLKESCILYNNVSPGLFRTEYAYGRPPPWSDLLPIIHVITPTYTRPVQKAELTRLANTLLHVPNLHWIVVEDAPRKTPLVSKLLRSTGLNHTHLSVETPRAYRLHKEARGTRVPRGTAQRNLGLRWLRESLGRSANHRGVVYFADDDNTYSLELFEEMRSTQKVSVWPVAFVGGLRYESPKINTMGKVYGWRTVFDPHRPFAIDMAGFAINLQLILSKPQAYFKLKGVKGGYQESSLLRELVTLGDLEPKADNCTKILVWHTRTERPVLVNEGKRGFTDFSVEI